One Burkholderia sp. WP9 genomic window, CGCGGCGCTCGCGGGGCTGGCGGGGCTGATCTCGATCTCGGTGAATTCGTCCTCCGATGCCAACGTGGTCGGCCTCGGCGTCGAACTCGACGCGATCGCGGCGGTGGCCGTCGGCGGCACGGCGTTGACGGGCGGCAAGGCGTATATCGGCGGCACGCTGATCGGCGCGCTGATCATCCAGTTGCTGCGCTATACGCTGCTCGCGCACGGCATTCCCGACGCGGCGGCGCTGGTGGTCAAGGCCGGCATTATCGTCGCCGCCGTTTATGTGCAGCGGCGCTCGCGCTAACGCGGCAGAGACATTCCCGGACTCGATACGATGAAAAAGAATCTTCCTATCCTGCTCGCGCTGGCCGCCCTCGTGATCTTCGGCCTCGTGCGCTACGAGCATTTCGGCTCGGCGTACAACATCACGTCGTTCTGGCGCTACAACTCGATGTTCGCGCTGATCTCGGTGGGCATGGCGTTCGTGATCATCACCGGCGGCATTGATCTGTCGGTGGGGACGGTGGCCGCGCTGGCAAGCGTCGTTGCCGCGCTGACCAGCGTGTACGGCGGCTGGGTCGCCGTGCTGGCGGGCTGCGCCGCGGGACTCACGGTCGGCGTGCTGAACGGACTGATCATCACGCGCCTGAAAATCCTGCCGTTCATCGTCACGCTCGCGACGAGCCTCGGTGCGCACGGCGTCGCGCTGCTGCTCGGCAAGAACGATGCGGTGTCGATTTCCGCCGACTCGAACTTCGGCAACTTCGGTCAGGGCGATCTGTTCGGGCTACCGATTCCGGGCATCGTCGCCGTGGCGGCGGCGCTGGCCGGCTGGCTCGCGCTGCGCAGCACGCGCTTCGGGCGGCATTCGCTGGCGATCGGCGGCAGCGAGGAAGCCGCGCGGCTCATGGGCCTGAACGTCGACCGCACGCTGGTGATGGCCTATGCGGTGAGCGGCCTGCTCGCCGGCATGGCGGGCGTGATCCTCGCCGCCCAATTCGGCGCGGGACAACCCAACGAAGGCGTTGGCTGGGAGCTGTTCGCGATCTCGGCTGTCGTGCTCGGTGGCACGTTGCTCACGGGCGGCGAAGGCTCGATTGCGATGACGATTGCCGGCGTATTGCTGCTCGGCCTGGTGTTCAACCTGCTGAACTTCGAAAACGGGCTGGGTTTCATCAGCTTGTCGGCGTACTGGCAGTCCGTGATTCGGGGCGTGTTCCTGCTGCTCGTGATCGTGTTGCAGGCTCGTGTGCTGAAGCAACGCGGGAAAAAACGGGTCGCGGCGCCGGCGTGAGCCGCGCATTCACGGGGGTCGCGCTGATCGATACGGAGCGAAGGGCGGCGGTTCAGGTTTGCTGCCGCTCGCGCCTACTTTGAGCGTTTCGGAGTAATCAAATCGGCACATGCAGAAAGCCTTATTCCAATTTGGATTCAGACGTATCTATCGACGATTTACCCCTCTTTGTGTACCAACCCTGACAAGGTCGGCGCGGATCGGATGAAAACACCGCCGCGCGCACACCGTACGTCTCGCCGCCAGCCATCCGCGCACCGTTCGC contains:
- a CDS encoding ABC transporter permease, with translation MKKNLPILLALAALVIFGLVRYEHFGSAYNITSFWRYNSMFALISVGMAFVIITGGIDLSVGTVAALASVVAALTSVYGGWVAVLAGCAAGLTVGVLNGLIITRLKILPFIVTLATSLGAHGVALLLGKNDAVSISADSNFGNFGQGDLFGLPIPGIVAVAAALAGWLALRSTRFGRHSLAIGGSEEAARLMGLNVDRTLVMAYAVSGLLAGMAGVILAAQFGAGQPNEGVGWELFAISAVVLGGTLLTGGEGSIAMTIAGVLLLGLVFNLLNFENGLGFISLSAYWQSVIRGVFLLLVIVLQARVLKQRGKKRVAAPA